Proteins encoded together in one Cicer arietinum cultivar CDC Frontier isolate Library 1 chromosome 4, Cicar.CDCFrontier_v2.0, whole genome shotgun sequence window:
- the LOC105852861 gene encoding uncharacterized protein, translating to MRRGLRQGDPLFPFLFLIAAEGMNALFSAFVEANRFKGFKVDSNEFCVSILQFANDTLIMGDKCWDNIRAIKANLLWFEFQSGLKILNCKMGCVPFKYLGLPIGDHPRRKVFWKPVIEKIRNRLAGWNSRTLSMGGRLVLLKAVLFVLPKIRKFRGAIRWGLCGGRIFLREELVLKMNGLIKKVFKIIGNWNNTLFWKDSWLVGGVLREKFSRLFHLSLQQEENVEIMVKMLRREGIQGWRLRRQLFAWEEELMEQCRILLATFICKLMYLISGHGTIRKEDHIR from the exons ATGCGGAGGGGATTGAGACAAGGTGACCCCTTATTTCCGTTCTTGTTTCTAATAGCTGCTGAGGGTATGAATGCTCTTTTTAGTGCTTTTGTGGAAGCCAATCGATTCAAAGGTTTTAAGGTGGACTCAAATGAATTTTGTGTCTCTATATTACAATTTGCAAATGATACGCTGATCATGGGAGATAAGTGTTGGGATAATATTAGAGCAATCAAGGCTAATTTATTGTGGTTTGAATTTCAATCTGGCCTAAAg ATTCTTAATTGTAAGATGGGATGTGTCCCATTCAAATATTTGGGATTGCCTATTGGCGATCATCCCCGACGTAAGGTGTTTTGGAAACCTGTTATTGAGAAGATCCGAAATAGGTTGGCTGGTTGGAACTCTAGAACTTTGTCGATGGGTGGTCGTTTAGTACTCCTCAAAGCTGTCTTATTTGTATTGCCg AAGATACGGAAATTTAGGGGGGCAATTCGATGGGGTCTATGTGGTGGAAGGATATTTTTGCGGGAAGAGTTGGTATTGAAGATGAATGGTTTGATAAAAAAAGTGTTTAAAATTATTGGGAATTGGAATAATACTTTGTTTTGGAAGGACTCATGGTTGGTTGGTGGGGTCTTGCGTGAGAAATTTAGTAGGTTATTTCATTTGTCTTTACAACAAGAGGAAAATGTAGAGATTATGGTAAAGATGTTGCGCCGGGAGGGTATTCAAGGGTGGAGATTACGGAGGCAGTTGTTTGCGTGGGAGGAGGAATTAATGGAGCAATGTAGAATTTTATTGGCAACATTCATTTGCAAGTTAATGTATCTTATAAGTGGTCATGGAACAATACGCAAGGAGGATCATATTCGATAA